The Gemmatimonadota bacterium genome contains the following window.
TTGGACCAGGCGGTGGCGTTCAGCCGACCGGTCCGGGCAGCCACGCCGCGACCGAAGCCGTCCGACTCATCAAAGAAATCGCCAGCAGGATCGAGCCGCCCAAGGTCGTTGTCGCCGGCCGGATCCAGCCGCCCGATGCAGGAGAAAACCAATGAATCTGATCCCCAACCGCATCCGCGGCGCCGTCATCAGGGCCCGCGCCAGGCGCTTCCTCAAGCAACGCCAGCTGTCCGGACCGGGCTCGGCCGCCTACGGAAAGTTCTACGGCCTCACCCAGGGCGGGCCCGTGAATCCCGTCAGCGGCATGGGCACGCAAGCGGACAAGTCCGAGCACGCCTTCTTCACTCCGACCCGGGTCAGCTGGCGAGGGGACCTTGAAGTCCTGTATGCTCAATCGTGGGCCTGTAAAAAATTCATCGACATCCCGATCGACGACATGATGATCAGGTGGCGCCAGTGGGAAGCAGGTGAGAACGAATCCGCAGCTGAGACCATGGACGAGGCCGAGAAGATGTACCAGGTCGTGCAGAAGCTCGGCCGCGCCATGAAGGCCGGCAGGCTGTACGGCACGGGCCTCCTGGTGATGATGACGAGGGAGGCGCCCCTCGAGATGCCCATGGATCCAAAGCGGATCCGCCCGGGCGACCTGGTGGGCCTGCAGGTGTTCGATCGCTTCGACGCCTCGGTGATGGTCCGCGACGACGATCACATGAGCCCCACCTACGGCCAGGCCCTGGTGTACCGCATCAATCCAGCCCGGGGCTTCGGCTTCAACGTACATGCATCCAGGGTCGTGCGCTTCGATGGGATCACGCCGCTGTCCGATGACGGGTATACGCTCTATGAGCGGGACTGGGGCATCAGCGAGGTCGTGCCTGCGATCCTGGCCATCATGCAGGACCAGACGATCGCCACCGCGGTCGCCCACCTGGCCACGGAGGCCTCGATCCCGGTCATCAAGGTGGCGAACCTGCGCGACGCCCTGGCGGCCGCGGAGAACGACAACGAGGCCTCAGCTGAGAAGATCGGCCAGGACATCAACCTGTACAAGTCCGTGTTCAGGCTGCTCATGATGGACGCCGGTAATGAGGAGTTCGAGCGGGTGTCTGTCAACTTCGGGGGCATCAAGGACGTCCAGGAGCAGTTCGCCCGCCGGCTGGCAGCGGCAGCAGGGATCCCGGCCACCAGGTTCTGGTCGCAGTCGCCCGTCGGGATGAACGCCACGGGCGAGTCCGATATGGTCAACTACGCCCAGCACGTGGCCGCCATGCAGAACAGGCTGCTCACCGATCCGCTGATGCGCCTGGACGAGGTCCTGGCCCGCAATGCGGGGATCCGCGAGGCGCCCGAATACGAATGGCTGCCGCTGACCGATATGAGCGAGGTCGACCAGGCCACGATCGCCAAGAACAAGGCCGAGGCCATGATGGCGGCCGTCAACTCCGGAGTGATCGACGAGGATGATGCCCGCGAGGCGCTGGACGGCGATGCAGTCTTCGGCACGCTCGAGG
Protein-coding sequences here:
- a CDS encoding DUF1073 domain-containing protein, whose translation is MNLIPNRIRGAVIRARARRFLKQRQLSGPGSAAYGKFYGLTQGGPVNPVSGMGTQADKSEHAFFTPTRVSWRGDLEVLYAQSWACKKFIDIPIDDMMIRWRQWEAGENESAAETMDEAEKMYQVVQKLGRAMKAGRLYGTGLLVMMTREAPLEMPMDPKRIRPGDLVGLQVFDRFDASVMVRDDDHMSPTYGQALVYRINPARGFGFNVHASRVVRFDGITPLSDDGYTLYERDWGISEVVPAILAIMQDQTIATAVAHLATEASIPVIKVANLRDALAAAENDNEASAEKIGQDINLYKSVFRLLMMDAGNEEFERVSVNFGGIKDVQEQFARRLAAAAGIPATRFWSQSPVGMNATGESDMVNYAQHVAAMQNRLLTDPLMRLDEVLARNAGIREAPEYEWLPLTDMSEVDQATIAKNKAEAMMAAVNSGVIDEDDAREALDGDAVFGTLEGMAPGLPEPDPPPGGPADPPGGGGGDE